In one window of Cytophagaceae bacterium ABcell3 DNA:
- a CDS encoding glycosyltransferase has translation MKKGLLRGRDFVILGLENWDDKVGSKNASNIAREIAKDNRVLFVNLPLEVSNIIRKPFDPVNTKRLNVFRGKEQDIQQVDTNIWKFYPKTLSQSVNWIKNGEIFDKFNRKNSKLLAAKINEALEALGFDNVILLNDNELFRCFYLKEYLNPALSVFYIRDFITGVDYWNRHGSRLEPELLAKSDVVVANSTYYADYAANYNNNSYFVGQGCDLSLFKPDEVKELPEPLKNMSQPIIGYVGALTTLRLDINILEHIAEQRPDWNLVLVGTEDEDFRKSRLHDMKNVHFAGQQNIVDLPNWIAGFDVCLNPQQLNKITIGNYPLKLDEYLAMGKPVIATKTRAMDFFSQHVYLADSKEAYVGLIEKALLEDDPEKRMNRRKFAASHTWDQNVKNIYQAILKTESNKMAVESL, from the coding sequence ATGAAGAAAGGTCTTTTAAGAGGGAGAGATTTTGTTATACTTGGTTTAGAGAACTGGGATGATAAAGTGGGGAGCAAGAATGCTTCTAATATAGCAAGAGAAATTGCGAAGGATAACAGGGTGCTATTTGTAAACCTTCCTCTTGAAGTTAGCAATATCATCCGTAAACCGTTTGATCCTGTGAACACGAAGCGTTTGAACGTTTTTCGTGGAAAGGAACAAGATATTCAACAGGTTGACACCAACATTTGGAAGTTTTACCCTAAGACATTAAGCCAGTCTGTAAACTGGATAAAAAATGGCGAAATCTTTGACAAGTTCAATAGGAAGAACAGTAAACTATTGGCAGCCAAAATTAATGAAGCGTTAGAAGCTTTAGGTTTTGATAATGTTATTCTTTTAAATGATAATGAGCTGTTTAGGTGCTTTTACTTAAAAGAGTACTTAAACCCTGCGCTTTCTGTATTTTATATCCGAGACTTTATTACAGGGGTAGATTATTGGAATAGGCATGGTTCAAGGCTAGAGCCTGAACTGCTGGCAAAATCCGATGTGGTTGTCGCTAACTCTACCTATTACGCAGATTATGCAGCAAACTATAACAATAATTCTTATTTTGTTGGGCAGGGGTGCGATTTAAGCCTGTTTAAGCCTGACGAAGTAAAAGAGCTTCCTGAACCTCTTAAAAATATGTCTCAGCCGATCATTGGCTATGTAGGCGCTCTTACAACACTTAGGCTCGATATAAACATTTTAGAGCACATTGCCGAGCAAAGACCAGATTGGAACTTGGTATTGGTTGGAACGGAAGACGAGGATTTCAGGAAAAGCAGGCTTCATGACATGAAGAATGTTCATTTTGCTGGCCAGCAGAATATAGTAGATCTGCCTAACTGGATTGCAGGTTTTGATGTATGCTTAAACCCGCAGCAGCTAAATAAGATTACCATTGGCAACTATCCGCTAAAGTTAGACGAGTATTTGGCGATGGGCAAACCAGTAATAGCAACGAAGACACGAGCAATGGACTTCTTTAGTCAGCATGTATATTTGGCGGATTCTAAAGAAGCATATGTGGGGTTAATTGAAAAAGCTTTGCTGGAGGACGATCCGGAGAAAAGAATGAACAGGAGAAAATTTGCCGCATCACATACTTGGGACCAAAACGTGAAGAATATTTATCAAGCAATTTTAAAAACAGAATCAAACAAAATGGCTGTAGAAAGCTTATAA